The Nitratidesulfovibrio sp. SRB-5 genome includes a window with the following:
- a CDS encoding NuoM family protein produces MYPDIPVLSILIFLPLVAAALLLPLRDDETVRRVSLAASLVGLAAGWPLIAFNPDAGFQFVERMTWVARWGLEYHLAVDGISILMVWLTLFTLPLCVLCSWTYIGKRVKEFHVCLLLMTSACIGVFTSMDLVLFYVFWEAMLIPMYLLIAVWGGAERRYASIKFFLYTLAGSTLLLVAIVAFRIAGGTFSIPDLMQQTFGFRFQYWAFLAMALAFAIKVPMFPFHTWLPAAHVQAPSAGSVILAAVLLKMGTYGFLRFCLPLTPEASVHFAPLMIGVSVVSILYGGAVALGQTDIKKLVAYSSVAHMGFVTLGIFLFQKSGVQGALLQMLNHGIVTGALFMMIGAMYERSHSREVADNMGMGKYLPAFMFFWGLYALASFGFPGTNGFVGEVLVFVAAFQQSLTVGALIVPGALLAAAYMFRVSLRMAWGSPSTAKTWNDLNRREWAYLLLPAVLVLWIGLAPAPFLRLIDPSIDRLLADLRGRAPVKEAPLALNHADAVRHEPPAILASAAIAKEVRQ; encoded by the coding sequence GTGTATCCTGACATACCGGTCCTCAGCATCCTGATCTTCCTGCCTCTGGTGGCGGCGGCGCTGCTGCTGCCCCTGCGCGACGACGAAACCGTGCGGCGCGTGTCGCTGGCGGCGTCGCTCGTGGGGCTTGCGGCGGGGTGGCCGCTCATCGCCTTCAACCCCGACGCCGGGTTCCAGTTCGTGGAACGCATGACCTGGGTGGCCCGCTGGGGCCTTGAATACCATCTGGCCGTGGACGGCATCAGCATCCTGATGGTGTGGCTGACCCTGTTCACCCTGCCGTTGTGCGTGCTGTGCTCGTGGACGTACATCGGCAAGCGGGTGAAGGAATTCCACGTCTGCCTGCTGCTCATGACGTCCGCCTGCATCGGCGTGTTCACCTCCATGGACCTCGTGCTGTTCTACGTGTTCTGGGAAGCCATGCTCATCCCCATGTACCTGCTCATCGCGGTATGGGGCGGGGCCGAGCGGCGCTACGCGTCCATCAAGTTCTTCCTGTACACCCTTGCCGGGTCCACCCTGCTGCTGGTGGCCATCGTGGCCTTCCGCATCGCCGGGGGCACCTTCTCCATCCCCGACCTGATGCAGCAGACCTTCGGGTTCCGCTTCCAGTACTGGGCCTTTCTGGCCATGGCCCTTGCCTTCGCCATCAAGGTGCCCATGTTCCCGTTCCACACCTGGCTGCCCGCAGCCCACGTGCAGGCGCCGTCGGCAGGTAGCGTCATCCTTGCCGCCGTGCTGCTGAAGATGGGTACCTACGGGTTCCTGCGCTTCTGCCTGCCGCTGACGCCCGAGGCCAGCGTGCACTTCGCCCCGCTGATGATCGGCGTCTCGGTGGTGTCCATCCTGTACGGGGGCGCGGTGGCGCTGGGGCAGACCGACATCAAGAAGCTGGTCGCCTATTCGTCGGTGGCCCACATGGGCTTCGTGACGCTGGGCATCTTCCTGTTCCAGAAAAGCGGCGTGCAGGGCGCGCTGTTGCAGATGCTGAACCACGGCATCGTCACCGGCGCGCTGTTCATGATGATCGGCGCCATGTACGAACGCAGCCACAGCCGCGAGGTGGCGGACAACATGGGCATGGGCAAGTATCTGCCCGCGTTCATGTTCTTCTGGGGGCTGTATGCCCTGGCCTCGTTCGGCTTTCCGGGCACCAACGGCTTCGTGGGCGAAGTGCTGGTGTTCGTGGCCGCCTTCCAGCAAAGCCTGACCGTGGGCGCGCTCATCGTGCCCGGCGCGCTGCTGGCGGCGGCGTACATGTTCCGGGTCAGCCTGCGCATGGCCTGGGGCAGCCCGTCCACGGCCAAGACCTGGAACGACCTGAACCGCCGCGAATGGGCCTACCTGCTGCTGCCCGCCGTGCTGGTGCTGTGGATAGGCCTTGCCCCCGCGCCCTTCCTGCGGCTGATCGACCCTTCCATCGACCGGCTGCTGGCCGACCTGCGTGGTCGCGCCCCGGTGAAGGAAGCGCCGCTGGCCCTCAATCATGCGGACGCGGTGCGGCATGAGCCGCCCGCCATCCTCGCATCCGCCGCCATCGCCAAGGAGGTGCGCCAGTGA
- a CDS encoding NADH-quinone oxidoreductase subunit D, translating into MHSTETLRSHGTACPAASADGGCADDQIAGDGYTCRFEQGARPESLILNMGPQHPSTHGVLRVLLELDGEYIVRAEPVLGYLHRMHEKMAEVKTPAQFMPNMGRVDYLHALAWNWAYVGAVEKLAGIEIPERAEYLRVITCELNRISSHLLWWGAYLLDLGAFTPIMYAFDDREMLLDLLQLMTGSRLTYSSFRFGGVYTDASPAFVQGVRQFIPHLRSRLPMYTALVTENIILRRRIEEVGVIPQDMVTRYGASGPVARGSGIAYDVRRAEPYSVYDRFDYEIPVRHEECSMARYMVRMAEIEQSLRIVEQAIENLPDGEHMHPKAPKPSFKLPAGESYFAVEGARGKIGVWIASDGGKTPYRVKLRAPGFSNLALFAECARGTLLADAVAILGSLDMVIPEIDR; encoded by the coding sequence ATGCATAGCACCGAGACCCTTCGGTCGCACGGCACCGCCTGTCCCGCCGCCTCTGCGGACGGAGGCTGTGCCGACGACCAGATCGCGGGCGACGGCTACACCTGCCGCTTCGAGCAGGGCGCCCGCCCGGAATCGCTCATCCTGAACATGGGTCCGCAGCACCCGTCCACCCACGGCGTGCTGCGCGTGCTTCTGGAACTGGACGGCGAATACATCGTCCGGGCGGAACCGGTGCTGGGCTACCTGCACCGCATGCACGAAAAGATGGCCGAGGTGAAAACCCCCGCCCAGTTCATGCCCAACATGGGCCGGGTGGACTACCTGCACGCCCTGGCCTGGAACTGGGCCTACGTGGGCGCGGTGGAAAAGCTGGCGGGCATTGAGATTCCCGAACGGGCCGAGTACCTGCGGGTAATCACCTGCGAGCTGAACCGCATCTCGTCGCACCTCTTGTGGTGGGGCGCCTACCTGCTGGACCTGGGGGCCTTCACCCCCATCATGTACGCCTTCGACGACCGCGAAATGCTGCTGGACCTGTTGCAGCTCATGACCGGATCGCGCCTGACGTACAGTTCGTTCCGCTTCGGCGGGGTGTACACCGACGCCAGCCCCGCCTTCGTGCAGGGGGTGCGCCAGTTCATCCCGCACCTGCGCTCGCGCCTGCCCATGTACACCGCGCTGGTGACGGAAAACATCATCCTGCGCCGCCGCATCGAGGAAGTGGGCGTCATCCCGCAGGACATGGTCACCCGCTACGGGGCCAGCGGCCCGGTGGCGCGCGGCAGCGGCATTGCCTACGACGTGCGCCGGGCGGAACCGTACTCGGTCTACGACCGCTTCGACTACGAGATTCCCGTGCGCCACGAGGAATGCTCCATGGCCCGGTACATGGTGCGCATGGCCGAGATCGAGCAGAGCCTGCGCATCGTCGAGCAGGCCATCGAAAACCTGCCCGACGGCGAGCACATGCACCCCAAGGCCCCCAAGCCCAGCTTCAAGCTGCCCGCCGGGGAATCGTACTTCGCGGTGGAAGGGGCGCGCGGCAAGATCGGCGTGTGGATCGCCAGTGACGGCGGCAAGACGCCCTACCGCGTCAAGCTGCGCGCGCCGGGCTTCTCCAACCTGGCCCTGTTCGCCGAATGCGCGCGGGGCACCCTGCTGGCCGACGCCGTTGCCATCCTTGGCAGCCTCGACATGGTCATCCCCGAAATCGACAGGTAG
- the nuoK gene encoding NADH-quinone oxidoreductase subunit NuoK — protein MKPLVLYQLASLVLLGAGLAGLVKRRTLVGMLIAVELMLNGAGLSIVAATQLTGADPALGQLATLLVMGLAAAEATVALAAIVVVFRRFGTTRTDALATLREQQ, from the coding sequence GTGAAACCGCTCGTGCTCTACCAACTGGCCTCCCTCGTGCTGCTGGGCGCGGGCCTGGCGGGGCTGGTCAAGCGGCGCACGCTGGTGGGCATGCTCATTGCCGTGGAGCTGATGCTCAACGGCGCGGGGCTGTCCATCGTGGCCGCCACCCAGCTTACCGGGGCGGACCCCGCCCTCGGACAACTGGCCACGCTGCTGGTCATGGGCCTTGCCGCCGCTGAAGCCACCGTGGCCCTGGCCGCCATCGTCGTGGTGTTCCGCCGCTTCGGCACCACCCGCACAGATGCCCTGGCAACCCTGAGGGAGCAGCAGTGA
- a CDS encoding Na(+)/H(+) antiporter subunit D yields METSSFLHPAIGFLALAAVLPFLRGKWWNWLLPAPAVLAVFAVFTMTPGDHLTLHWLGQTLLLGRVDKLSLVFAQVFAVMSVAGMLYAMHVEDRGQHIAAALYVSGGFGCVFAGDYLTLFVFWELMSIGSTFLVLLNRTRESVLAGFRYFLYHTAGGLLLLAGLLLRYKALGTWEFTAMAPSANAPLYEWLILAGFCVNAAVVPLHAWLPDAYPRGTVTGSVFMCAYTTKTAVYVLARGFAGWEILAAAGTVMAVYGVLYACIENNARRILSYHIVSQVGYMVAGIGVGTAMTLNGAVAHAYAHILYKGLLFMGTGCLLYATGTAKLDKLGGLAARLPWVMVLYMVAALSISGMPVFNGFISKTMTITGAAEAHRTLVALGLEIAAVGTFISVGIKLPYFAFWGGKPTDNDRVLAPIPWNMYAGMTVLAVLCILQGVAPSILYAYLPFEVEHPYVPWSLWHVLQSLLLLGFSGLAFYLLRKVITPHEGLNLDVDIAYRAVGTGALRFVCRPLAFLDDRWTEAYRTGGLRGLMGIALGSVWFDRRAIDGVVDGSARTVRGIGGLGARTQNGSLQDYLGLAAFFALCVFGLVWYLG; encoded by the coding sequence ATGGAGACGTCTAGCTTCCTGCATCCCGCCATCGGCTTCCTGGCCCTGGCGGCGGTGCTGCCCTTCCTGCGGGGCAAATGGTGGAACTGGCTGCTGCCCGCGCCCGCCGTGCTGGCCGTGTTCGCCGTGTTCACCATGACGCCCGGCGACCACCTGACCCTGCACTGGCTGGGGCAGACCCTGCTGCTGGGCCGCGTGGACAAGCTGTCGCTGGTCTTCGCCCAGGTGTTCGCGGTGATGTCGGTGGCGGGCATGCTGTACGCCATGCACGTGGAGGACCGGGGCCAGCACATCGCCGCCGCCCTGTACGTGTCGGGCGGGTTCGGCTGCGTGTTCGCGGGCGACTACCTGACCCTGTTCGTGTTCTGGGAACTGATGTCCATCGGCTCCACCTTCCTCGTGCTGCTGAACCGCACGCGCGAATCGGTGCTGGCGGGCTTTCGCTACTTTCTCTACCACACCGCCGGCGGCCTCTTGCTGCTGGCCGGGTTGCTGCTGCGCTACAAGGCCCTGGGCACGTGGGAATTCACGGCCATGGCCCCTTCAGCCAACGCGCCCCTGTACGAATGGCTGATCCTGGCCGGGTTCTGCGTCAACGCCGCCGTGGTGCCGCTGCACGCATGGCTGCCCGACGCCTACCCGCGCGGGACGGTGACCGGTTCCGTGTTCATGTGCGCCTACACCACCAAGACGGCGGTGTACGTGCTGGCGCGCGGCTTTGCCGGGTGGGAGATACTGGCGGCGGCGGGCACGGTGATGGCGGTGTACGGCGTGCTGTACGCGTGCATAGAGAACAACGCCCGGCGCATCCTGTCGTACCACATCGTTTCGCAGGTGGGGTACATGGTGGCGGGCATCGGCGTTGGCACGGCCATGACGCTGAACGGCGCGGTGGCCCATGCCTACGCGCACATCCTGTACAAGGGCCTGCTGTTCATGGGCACCGGCTGCCTGCTGTACGCGACGGGCACGGCCAAGCTGGACAAGCTGGGCGGCCTGGCCGCGCGGCTGCCGTGGGTCATGGTGCTGTACATGGTGGCGGCCCTGTCCATCTCGGGCATGCCGGTGTTCAACGGGTTCATCTCCAAGACCATGACCATCACCGGCGCGGCGGAAGCGCACCGGACGCTGGTGGCCCTGGGCCTGGAAATCGCGGCGGTGGGCACGTTCATCTCGGTGGGCATCAAGCTGCCCTACTTCGCCTTCTGGGGCGGCAAGCCCACGGACAACGACCGTGTGCTGGCCCCCATCCCGTGGAACATGTACGCGGGCATGACCGTGCTGGCCGTGCTGTGCATCCTGCAGGGCGTGGCCCCGTCCATCCTGTACGCCTACCTGCCCTTCGAGGTGGAACACCCCTACGTGCCGTGGTCCTTGTGGCACGTGTTGCAGTCGCTGCTGCTGCTGGGCTTCTCCGGCCTGGCCTTCTACCTGCTGCGCAAGGTGATCACCCCGCACGAGGGCCTGAACCTGGACGTGGACATCGCCTACCGCGCGGTGGGCACCGGGGCCTTGCGCTTCGTGTGCCGCCCGCTGGCCTTCCTGGATGACCGCTGGACCGAGGCCTACCGCACGGGCGGCCTGCGCGGGCTGATGGGCATTGCCCTCGGCTCCGTGTGGTTCGACCGGCGGGCCATCGACGGCGTGGTGGACGGCAGCGCACGCACGGTGCGGGGCATCGGCGGGCTGGGCGCGCGCACGCAGAACGGCAGCCTTCAGGACTACCTGGGACTGGCCGCCTTCTTCGCGCTGTGCGTGTTCGGCCTTGTCTGGTACCTCGGCTAG
- the nuoH gene encoding NADH-quinone oxidoreductase subunit NuoH, with product MNATISFDSVLHVVLALVGVAVFVGLNGLLLVYAERKVAGFIQRRPGPYEVGPQGILQAVADALKLIGKQLVRPDRADPLLFWMAPVLAFFPVLLLFLPIPFSPLLTGWDVNLGLLLILAFAGFNVLALLLAGWGSNNKYGLLGAARAVAQSVAYEIPLLLAVLAIAFQEGTLSLTAIVGGQGGMPWQWNIAVQPLAFLIFFVSALGETNRAPFDLPEAESELTAGFHTEYSGMGFGMFFLAEYANMIVACSVCTVLFLGGWKGPFLDGAWWFLAKVYGLLLSMMWFRWTYPRVRFDQLLNLNWRWLLPLGVLNLLATAFVMKL from the coding sequence ATGAATGCAACCATCTCCTTCGATTCCGTGCTGCACGTGGTGCTCGCGCTGGTGGGCGTGGCCGTCTTCGTGGGGCTGAACGGGCTCTTGCTCGTCTACGCCGAACGCAAGGTGGCGGGCTTCATCCAGCGCCGCCCCGGCCCCTACGAAGTAGGGCCGCAAGGCATATTGCAGGCCGTGGCCGACGCCCTGAAGCTGATCGGCAAGCAGCTGGTGCGCCCGGACAGGGCAGACCCGCTGCTGTTCTGGATGGCCCCGGTGCTGGCCTTCTTCCCCGTGCTGCTGCTGTTCCTGCCCATTCCCTTCAGCCCGCTGCTCACCGGGTGGGACGTGAACCTCGGCCTGCTGCTCATCCTTGCCTTTGCCGGGTTCAACGTGCTGGCCCTGCTGCTTGCGGGGTGGGGTTCCAACAACAAGTACGGCCTGCTCGGCGCGGCCCGCGCCGTGGCCCAGTCCGTGGCCTATGAAATCCCCCTGCTGCTGGCCGTGCTGGCCATCGCCTTTCAGGAAGGCACGCTGAGCCTTACCGCCATCGTGGGCGGGCAGGGCGGCATGCCGTGGCAGTGGAACATCGCCGTGCAGCCGCTGGCGTTCCTGATCTTCTTCGTCAGCGCCCTGGGCGAGACCAACCGCGCCCCCTTCGACCTGCCCGAGGCCGAATCGGAACTGACCGCAGGCTTCCACACCGAATATTCGGGCATGGGCTTCGGCATGTTCTTCCTGGCCGAGTACGCCAACATGATCGTGGCGTGCAGCGTGTGCACCGTGCTGTTCCTGGGCGGGTGGAAAGGCCCGTTCCTGGACGGGGCGTGGTGGTTCCTGGCCAAGGTGTACGGGCTGCTGCTGTCCATGATGTGGTTCCGCTGGACGTACCCGCGCGTGCGCTTCGACCAGCTGCTGAACCTGAACTGGCGGTGGCTGCTGCCCCTTGGCGTGCTGAACCTGCTGGCGACCGCGTTCGTCATGAAGCTGTAG
- a CDS encoding response regulator transcription factor, producing MRFLIVDDHAVVRKGIIEIVHDFVPDIAPDLTFDEATTAAEALRLAARQRHDLILLDISLPDDSGLATLARLKEEDPERPVLILSVHREDEYVVHAFRNGADGYITKSSAPEELREAVTRILEGDVYISPTVAAALANAATGRLRGSAGHGGPDGGMPSYGGGLPNELGGLGGLAALLSAREYEVIARLAQGATVAEIARVMNLSGKTVSTYKTRAMRKLNITNQAELLRFAMRHGLSM from the coding sequence ATGCGGTTCCTGATCGTGGACGACCATGCCGTGGTCCGCAAGGGCATCATCGAGATCGTGCACGACTTCGTGCCCGACATCGCGCCGGACCTGACCTTCGACGAGGCCACCACGGCGGCGGAGGCCCTGCGCCTTGCCGCGCGCCAGCGGCACGACCTGATTCTGCTGGACATCTCGCTGCCCGACGACAGCGGGCTGGCCACCCTGGCCCGGCTGAAGGAAGAGGACCCGGAACGCCCGGTGCTGATCCTGAGCGTGCACCGCGAGGACGAGTATGTGGTGCACGCCTTCCGCAACGGGGCAGACGGCTACATCACCAAGAGCTCCGCGCCGGAGGAACTGCGCGAGGCGGTGACCCGCATCCTGGAAGGCGACGTGTACATCAGCCCCACGGTGGCGGCGGCACTGGCCAATGCGGCCACGGGACGGCTGCGCGGGTCCGCCGGGCACGGGGGACCGGATGGCGGCATGCCGTCGTACGGGGGCGGGTTGCCCAATGAGTTGGGCGGATTGGGCGGGCTGGCCGCACTGCTTTCGGCGCGGGAATACGAGGTCATCGCCCGGCTGGCGCAGGGCGCCACGGTGGCCGAGATCGCCCGGGTCATGAACCTGAGCGGCAAGACCGTGAGTACCTACAAGACTCGCGCCATGCGCAAGCTGAACATCACCAACCAGGCGGAACTGTTGCGCTTCGCCATGCGGCACGGGCTGTCCATGTAG
- a CDS encoding 4Fe-4S binding protein: MASIFRTIADLWSLVVGLGITGKEFCKPGVTVHYPRAEVTPEAAASFRGPIELIGLDKDPAKPKCIACMLCVSACPSNCITVTRAPTPKPTPEELKAMAEAEARGEKPKKPAPPKAPGTWTYDFSLCSLCGSCVEACPVDSIGFSHDIYMVGTKREDFVFDQLARLARKAAARKQEPKPAAKVAPEAAPEAPAPAPETAAATPASEA; encoded by the coding sequence ATGGCATCGATCTTCCGCACCATCGCCGACCTGTGGAGCCTTGTGGTGGGCCTTGGCATCACCGGCAAGGAATTCTGCAAGCCCGGCGTCACCGTGCACTACCCGCGGGCAGAGGTAACGCCGGAAGCGGCGGCCTCGTTCCGCGGGCCCATAGAACTCATCGGGCTGGACAAGGACCCGGCGAAGCCCAAGTGCATCGCCTGCATGCTCTGCGTGTCCGCCTGCCCCAGCAACTGCATAACCGTCACCCGCGCCCCCACGCCCAAGCCCACGCCAGAGGAACTGAAGGCCATGGCAGAGGCGGAAGCGCGCGGCGAAAAGCCCAAGAAGCCCGCGCCGCCCAAGGCGCCCGGCACCTGGACCTACGACTTCTCGCTGTGCAGCCTGTGCGGCAGCTGCGTGGAGGCCTGCCCGGTGGATTCCATCGGCTTCTCGCACGACATCTACATGGTGGGGACAAAACGCGAGGACTTCGTGTTCGACCAGTTGGCGCGCCTGGCCCGCAAGGCCGCGGCCCGCAAGCAGGAGCCGAAGCCCGCCGCGAAGGTCGCGCCCGAGGCCGCACCCGAGGCCCCGGCCCCCGCGCCCGAAACCGCCGCAGCAACCCCCGCAAGCGAGGCATGA
- a CDS encoding NADH-quinone oxidoreductase subunit J, translated as METPAILAFAFYFLVIVVGCFMAVGCASLVRALVGLVATLLGVAGMYLLLNAPFMAFMQILIYVGAICVLIFFALMLARADAEGDEADPAPAPRTFKGVLAAMLPGALLAPILMLHPTASKMIPAEVPLAELGRRLMEDYVLPFELISMVLLISMAGAVLLVWERRDK; from the coding sequence ATGGAAACACCGGCAATCCTCGCCTTCGCCTTCTACTTCCTGGTCATCGTGGTCGGCTGTTTCATGGCCGTGGGCTGCGCCAGCCTGGTGCGGGCCCTTGTGGGGCTGGTCGCCACGCTGCTGGGCGTGGCGGGCATGTACCTGCTGCTCAACGCGCCGTTCATGGCCTTCATGCAGATTCTCATCTACGTGGGCGCCATCTGCGTGCTGATCTTCTTCGCGCTCATGCTGGCCCGGGCCGACGCGGAAGGCGACGAGGCGGACCCCGCCCCGGCCCCGCGCACCTTCAAGGGCGTGCTGGCGGCCATGCTGCCCGGCGCGCTGCTGGCCCCCATCCTGATGCTGCACCCCACGGCATCAAAGATGATTCCGGCGGAAGTGCCGCTGGCCGAGCTTGGCCGCAGGCTGATGGAAGACTACGTGCTGCCCTTCGAACTGATCTCGATGGTCCTGCTCATCTCCATGGCAGGGGCCGTGCTGCTCGTCTGGGAAAGGAGGGACAAGTGA
- a CDS encoding monovalent cation/H+ antiporter subunit D family protein, with protein sequence MTVPNTVESASLLIPLLITLVAPFAIMLARGNANRREAVSFIAAALTFLSVLQLAPGVIGGAIYTYTVTTILPGISLTLCADGLGMIFALIATFLWGFATSYNIGYMRGLNEHAQTRYYTCFAVAIFGAVGVAFSATVFTLYLFYEVITVFTYPLVAHHQDAEGFAGARKYLVYLMGTSKLFLLPAMILTYVLTGTLDMRLGDVLNGMFPPDVIAAHPNLVRVTYVLYIAGLAKAALAPFHNWLPSAMVAPTPVSALLHAVAVVKAGVFSVSRIILSGFGVQAMDTLGLGIPTAWLAAFTIIGASLIALTKDDIKARLAYSTVSQLSYVIIGVALLTPSAVQGGLMHIPHHAFSKITLFFGAGAIYVATHIKKISQMNGLGRRMPWTFGAFALASLSMIGMPPVCGFVSKWYIVNGSLQAGQTALLVALLLSTLLNAGYFVPIFYRAFMLPPAPDANIEQYSEAPASMVVPLCLTGAISLLLGLYPQVFLNFIQAFGHF encoded by the coding sequence ATGACCGTGCCCAACACCGTAGAATCCGCAAGCCTGCTCATTCCGCTGCTGATAACCCTGGTTGCGCCCTTCGCCATCATGCTGGCGCGCGGCAACGCCAACCGGCGCGAGGCCGTGTCGTTCATCGCCGCCGCGCTCACCTTCCTTTCGGTGCTGCAACTGGCGCCGGGGGTGATCGGCGGGGCCATCTACACCTACACCGTCACCACCATCCTGCCCGGCATCAGCCTGACCCTGTGCGCCGACGGGCTGGGCATGATCTTCGCGCTCATCGCCACCTTCCTGTGGGGCTTCGCCACCAGCTACAACATCGGGTACATGCGCGGGCTGAACGAACACGCCCAGACGCGCTACTACACCTGTTTCGCGGTGGCCATCTTCGGCGCGGTGGGCGTGGCCTTTTCGGCCACGGTGTTCACCCTGTACCTGTTCTACGAGGTGATCACCGTCTTCACCTACCCGCTCGTCGCTCACCACCAGGACGCAGAGGGCTTTGCCGGGGCGCGCAAGTACCTCGTGTACCTCATGGGCACCTCAAAGCTGTTCCTGCTGCCCGCCATGATCCTGACCTACGTGCTTACCGGCACGCTGGACATGCGCCTTGGCGACGTGCTGAACGGCATGTTCCCGCCCGACGTCATCGCCGCGCACCCCAACCTGGTGCGGGTGACCTACGTGCTGTACATCGCGGGTCTGGCCAAGGCGGCCCTGGCCCCGTTCCACAACTGGCTGCCCTCGGCCATGGTGGCCCCCACGCCGGTCTCGGCCCTGCTGCACGCGGTGGCCGTGGTCAAGGCGGGGGTGTTCTCCGTGAGCCGGATCATCCTTTCCGGCTTCGGGGTGCAGGCCATGGACACGCTGGGCCTGGGCATTCCCACGGCGTGGCTGGCCGCGTTCACCATCATCGGGGCCTCGCTCATCGCCCTGACCAAGGACGACATCAAGGCCCGGCTGGCCTATTCCACGGTCAGCCAGCTGTCCTACGTCATCATCGGGGTGGCCCTGCTGACGCCGTCGGCCGTGCAGGGCGGGCTGATGCACATCCCCCACCACGCCTTCTCCAAGATCACCCTGTTCTTCGGCGCCGGGGCCATCTACGTGGCCACGCACATCAAGAAGATCAGCCAGATGAACGGCCTTGGCCGCCGCATGCCGTGGACCTTCGGGGCGTTTGCCCTGGCGTCCCTGTCCATGATCGGCATGCCGCCGGTGTGCGGCTTCGTCTCCAAGTGGTACATCGTCAACGGTTCGCTGCAGGCCGGGCAGACCGCCCTGCTGGTGGCCCTCTTGCTGTCCACCCTGCTCAACGCGGGCTACTTCGTGCCCATCTTCTACCGGGCGTTCATGCTGCCGCCCGCCCCGGACGCCAACATAGAGCAGTACAGCGAAGCCCCCGCCTCCATGGTGGTGCCGCTGTGCCTGACCGGGGCCATATCGTTGCTGCTGGGCCTGTATCCGCAGGTGTTCCTGAACTTCATCCAGGCGTTCGGCCACTTCTAG
- a CDS encoding NADH-quinone oxidoreductase subunit N: MNLDLALLVPECAMLLLVAVLFVQALSAGPASVAAHRWLPLGALAVLAASVVALPAEGMLLWDAYKVDGLSQFFKLCVAGGFCIAVLNATRQPTLEEGKRADYFLFLGVSAWGLMLLASSAELVTLYLALELSSYSLYVLIPLRGRTREGAEAGVKYILFGAAATAISLYGLSYIMAAHQTTYIAALAARDWSWAASPTAVVGLSLFLCGMFYKLALFPFHFWCPDVYQGSSNETAAYVATLPKLGAVVVLVRLAAVLHPGLEITTAIAWLGVISMTFGNLCALVQKDVKRMLGFSSVAHAGYVTVGLVSGTAEGLAAAAFYALVYVVMNLLCFWVVARVAVDGRNLVLSDLNGLHRRSPVLAFALGVGAFALVGLPPTAGFMGKLFLITAAWNHGYNWLVIALALNSAIAIYYYLSLVRHAYTEPDENTSLPAPDQSAFSLGGAVALAAATLVLGIVPSPLFEKAVQAGMALFG; the protein is encoded by the coding sequence GTGAACCTCGACCTTGCCCTGCTTGTTCCCGAATGCGCCATGCTGCTGCTGGTGGCCGTGCTGTTCGTGCAGGCGCTGTCCGCCGGTCCGGCCTCGGTTGCGGCCCACCGCTGGCTGCCGCTGGGCGCGCTGGCGGTGCTGGCGGCATCGGTGGTGGCGCTTCCTGCCGAAGGCATGCTGCTGTGGGACGCCTACAAGGTGGACGGCCTGTCGCAGTTCTTCAAGTTGTGCGTGGCGGGCGGCTTCTGCATCGCCGTGCTCAACGCCACCCGCCAGCCCACGCTGGAGGAAGGCAAACGCGCCGACTACTTCCTGTTCCTGGGGGTATCGGCGTGGGGCCTGATGCTGCTGGCGTCCTCCGCCGAACTGGTGACCCTGTACCTTGCGCTGGAACTGTCGTCGTACAGCCTGTACGTGCTCATTCCCCTGCGCGGGCGCACCCGCGAGGGGGCGGAGGCGGGCGTCAAGTACATCCTGTTCGGCGCGGCGGCCACGGCCATCTCGCTGTACGGGCTGTCGTACATCATGGCCGCGCACCAGACCACGTACATCGCGGCGCTGGCCGCGCGCGACTGGTCGTGGGCGGCAAGCCCCACCGCCGTTGTGGGCCTGTCGCTGTTCCTGTGCGGCATGTTCTACAAGCTGGCCCTGTTCCCGTTCCACTTCTGGTGCCCCGACGTGTACCAGGGCTCCAGCAACGAGACGGCGGCCTACGTGGCCACCCTGCCCAAGCTGGGCGCGGTGGTGGTGCTGGTGCGCCTGGCCGCCGTGCTGCACCCCGGCCTGGAAATAACCACGGCCATCGCCTGGCTGGGGGTCATCTCCATGACCTTCGGCAACCTGTGCGCGCTGGTGCAAAAGGACGTGAAGCGCATGCTGGGCTTCTCGTCCGTGGCGCACGCGGGCTACGTGACCGTGGGCCTGGTGTCCGGCACGGCGGAAGGCCTTGCCGCCGCCGCGTTCTACGCGCTGGTGTACGTGGTCATGAACCTGCTGTGCTTCTGGGTGGTGGCCCGCGTGGCCGTGGACGGGCGCAACCTGGTCCTGTCCGACCTCAACGGGCTGCACCGCAGATCGCCGGTGCTGGCCTTTGCCCTTGGGGTGGGGGCCTTCGCCCTGGTGGGCCTGCCGCCCACGGCGGGCTTCATGGGCAAGCTGTTCCTGATCACGGCGGCGTGGAACCACGGCTACAACTGGCTGGTCATCGCCCTGGCCCTGAACAGCGCCATCGCCATCTACTACTACCTGTCGCTGGTGCGCCACGCCTACACCGAGCCTGACGAAAACACCTCGCTGCCCGCGCCCGACCAGAGCGCGTTCAGCCTGGGCGGCGCGGTGGCGCTGGCCGCCGCCACGCTGGTGCTGGGCATCGTGCCTTCGCCGCTGTTCGAAAAGGCGGTGCAGGCGGGCATGGCCCTTTTCGGATAA